From the genome of Paracidovorax avenae:
CGTGGAGATCTACGTGGGCGAGCGCCCGCGCCAGGGCTGAGGCCTGGCTCCCTGCTGCCGGGTCAGCCGGCCGAGCGCAACAGGTTCGCCAGTTCCACGGCCGATTTGACCTGCATCTTGTCGAACACGCGCGCACGGTGGACTTCCACCGTGCGCACGCTGATGTCCAGCTGGTCCGCTATCAGCTTGTTGGGCAATCCTTCCACCACCAGGCGCATCACGTCGCTCTCGCGCTCCGTGAGTTCGGCGAGCCGGTGCTTCAGGTCGTTGCGCTGGTGCGCTTCTTCCAGGTACCGGGCGGATTGCGCCAGGGCCTGCTCGATGCGGTCCACCAGCAGGTTGTCCGAGAAAGGCTTCTCGCAGAAATCGAAGGCACCGCGCTTCACGGTGGCCACCGCCGTGGGCACATCGGCATGGCCGGTGAGGAAGATCACCGGCAGGGCGCCGGTCAGCCCGCGCTCGGCCAGGCGGTCGAACAGCGCCAGCCCGCTCATGCCGGGCATGCGCACGTCCAGCAGCAGGCAGCACGGCTGGCGCAGCACGGGCCGGTCGCCCAGCATGGCCTCGAAGGCTTCCGCACTGTCGAAGGACTCGCTGGGGACGCGGCGCGATCGCAACAGCCATGCGAGCGCTTCGCGCACGCCGGCGTCGTCGTCCACGATGTACACGGTGGCGTTGGAGACGGGTTCCATCAGGCGTTCCGGGTTTCGGTGTCGGGTTCGGCGCCAGCATGGGGACAGGCCGGCAGGGTGAAGGTGAATACCGTACCACGCGGTGCATGCGGCGCGTGGCCCAGGAAGCCGCCATGCTGCTCGACCACGGTGCGGCACAGGCTCAGCCCCAGCCCCATGCCTTCCGCGCGGGTGGTGAAGAACGGCGTGAACAGCTTGGCGCCCACGTCGTCCGGAATGCCGGGGCCGGCATCGATCACCTGGAACTCCAGCCACGCATTCTGCGCATTGGAGGCCGCGCGCCTCACCCGCAGCTCCAGCAGGCGGTGCGGCGTGCCGGGCTCGTCCATGGCCTGCATGGAGTTCCGCGCGAGGTTGAGCAGCACCTGCTCGACCATGGTGCGGTCGCAGAGCACGCGGGGCAGTTGCGGCTCCACGCCGATGCGGATCTGCACGCGCAGCTTGTGCGCCTGCAGGCGGATCAGGGGCAGCACGGCATCCAGCAGGTCTTCCGCTGCGACGGGTTCGCGTGTCTGGTCGCGGCGGCGCACGAAGTCGTGCACGCTCTTGATGACCCGTCCGGCGCGCTCGGCCTGCTGCGCGATGCGTTGCAGGCCCACGCGCACGTCCGGCAGGAACGACACCGGACCATGGGATCCCGGCGAGGCTTCCGCCGATTCCAGGAGGTTGATCGACCCGGAAGCGTAGCTGGCGATGGCCGCGAGCGGCTGGTTGAGCTCATGGCTCAGCAGCGATGCCATTTCGCCCACGGTGGCCAGGCGCGCGGTGGCCTGCAGGCGCTCCTGGGAAGCCCGCGAGAGCTCCTCGATGCGACGCTGCTCGCTCACGTCCAGGAACGCGCTCATCCAGCCCGTGTGCAGGCCTTGCGCATTGATCAGTGGCGCTTCGAAGATCAGCACCGGAAAGCGCGTGCCGTCCTTGCGCATGAAGGTGGACTCGTAGCCCTCGCGCGGCGGCGGATGCTGCCCGGACAGCCGCCCCCTCTGGCGCCGCAGGTATTCATCGACGAACTCCGGCGGCCAGTAGGGCGGGCGATCGGCCTGGCCCAGCAACTCCTGCGCGGAGAATCCGACCATCTCGCAGAAGGCGGGGTTCACGTAGGTGATGCGCCCCTGGAGGTCGCGGGCACGCAGCCCGGTGACGAGCGAATCCTCCATGGCCTTGCGGAATGCGAGCGCGTCGCCCAGGTCGCGCTCGGCGCGCAGGCGCCGGCGGTTGTCGCGCACCAGCACCACGAGCACGGTGATCAGCGCGATGGACATGGCCGTGACCAGCGCCGTGAGCACGTTGGGGAACACGCTCGGCGCGCTGTGCCAGCTGTCCATGCGCAGCACGAGAGCCGTGCCGGGCAGGTCGAAGAGCTGCTGCGTGCTGAACATGCGCGTGCCGCGCCGGTTGGCGCCCACCATGGCGAGCCGGGTGCCGTCGGCCTCGGTGAACGACACTTCCTGGCCGCGCTTGAGCCCCGGCACCACCATTTCCACCAGCACGTTCTGCAGCGAGTACGTGGCGACCAGGTAGCCGGTGTTGACCCCCTCGTTCGTCAACGGGATGCACAACTCCATCATTTCCGCGCCCCGGCCCTCGCCCAGCGGCTGGTAGTAGCTGCCCGAATACGAGGGCCCGCCCACGCGCCGGGCATTGCCGCAGGCCAGGGCGGTATTGGAGTGCGTGCCGCTGCGGGTTTCCGCGTCCCACTGCACGGGCCGGTAGGGCGTTTCGGCATGCGCCCGCACGCGCAGGGCGGGGTCCCGCCATTCGATGCGCACCAGTTCGCGGCGGCTGCCCAGGAGCTGGGCGGCGCGCGCCTCCCAGCTGGCGCTGTCGGGGCCGCCCGCCTGCAGCGCCTGGAGGTTCTGCAGGTTGTGGGTGAAGCCCGTGCGGATGTCGGCCACGGCGTCGGCGGCGTCGCGGTCGAGGCGGTTCTGCACTTCGGAGGCTTCGTAGCGCCCCGCCAGCCACACCTGCGTGACCAGCATGCCGGCGACGAGCAGCACGAGCGCGGTCCAGAGCGACCAGCGCCGCCATGCGATGTGCCACCGGCGCCAGGGCCAGCGCGCCAGCGCGCCCGCCGCCGGCGGCAGCGGGGTGGCGGCATCCGCGCCGGTCGCGGGCGTGGGGGCGGTGCTCACGGCGTATTCACAGGACGCGATGGTCCAGCGCAGGCAGCTGGGAGCGCACCTGCCGCAGGCGCTCGCCGTCGAGCGGTGCAGCCACCACGCCAGGGCCTTCGGCCTGCTGCGCCAGCACCTGCCCCCACGGGTCCACCACCATGCTGTGGCCCCAGGTGCGCCGGCCATTCTCGTGCGTGCCCCCCTGTGCCGGCGCGACCACGTAGGCGAGGTTCTCCACCGCGCGGGCGCGCAGCAGCACCTCCCAGTGGGCCTGGCCCGTGGTGTGGGTGAAGGCGCTGGGCACCAGCAGCACGTCCGCGCCGGCCCGGGCGTGGGCGCGGTAGAGCTCGGGAAAGCGCAGGTCATAGCACACCGACAGGCCCACGCGCCATGCGGAGCCGTCGCGGGCCGTCATGGTGAAGCGCGCGGGGGTGCCGCCGGCCTCGATGACGGCGGCCTCGTCGAAGCGCTCGCGCCCGTTGTCGAACCGGAACAGGTGGATCTTGTCGTAGCGCGCCACGCACTCGCCCGCGGGCGAGAACACGAGGGTGGTGTTGCGCACGTGGTGCTCGCTGCCGCAGCGCAGGGGCAGCGTGCCGCCGACGATCCACATTCCCAGCTCCCGCGCGGCCTGCGCGAGGAAATCCTGGATCACCCCTTCGCCGAAGGTCTCGCGCAATGCCAGCTTGTCGGTATCGCGGGCGCCCATGGCGCAGAAATACTCGGGCAGGGCCGCCAGTTCGACGCCCCGGGCAGCGGCATCCTCCAGCAGGCGGCGGGCCTGCCGGAGGTTGTCCTGCACCTGGAGGCCGGAAACCATCTGCAGTGCGGCGGCGTTCATCATGGCTCTTTCTCCTCTGCGCCGCGGGATGCGGGCGCCTTGCGCTGGGAAGCAGTGGAAGCCGGCGCAGGGGCGGCGGCCTCTTCCGGGGATGCGGTGGCGGGCGGCTCCGCCCCCGTGCGGCGCCGCGGCACGCGCACGATGCGCGGGTCGGTCCAGGTACCGTCGATGCGGAACTCCTGCGTCGCCGCCTGGATGAGCGGCCCCCGCAGGAACACCTGCGCCAGGAAGCTTCCGAGCCCCACGACGGGGTTGATGGCAGTCGCCACGAGCGACGCCGTCATGGCGTTGATCTCGGGCACCACCACGACATGGAGGTTCTGGGTTTCATGGTCCAGGTCGGCGCTGCCCTCCATGAGCACCGCGGCGTTCACGCCCTTCATCTGCAGGTTGTTGGTGGTGGCCACGCCCTGCTCGATGCGCACGTCGCCCCGCACGAAGTCGAACGCGAAGCCTTCGCTGAACACGTCGCGGAAGTCGAGCGTCAGGCGCCGCGGCAGCGACTGCAGGCTCAGCACCCCCAGCAGCTTGGCCAGTCCGGGGTCGGCCTTGAGGAACTGGCCGGACTCCACGTTCACATTGATCTGCCCCGACATGGAACGGTAGTCGGGATCGAGGGGCGCCCCCATCCAGGCGACCTGCCCCTCCATGCGGCCCTTGCCGCGGCGCACCACGCCCTCCATGCCGAAGCGGGCCAGCAACTGGCCGGAATCTCGGATGTCGAGCCGGAAATCCATGGAGGTGCGGCGGCGCGCGCCTGCGGCCCCGCCGCCCAGCAGCACCCAGTTGCCGCTGGAGGTGAAGCTGGCCTCCGGCACAGTGAGGTTGAGCTTCGACAAGCGCCATTCCCGCGGAGCGCCTGCGCCACCGCGGTTCTGCGCCTCCACCTCGATGCGGCCGAGCCTGCGGCCGCGCAGCTCGAAGTCCTGCACGATGATGTCCAGCGCGGGCATCGTGGTGCTTTCGGTGCGGCTGTCCAGCAGCGACTCCTCGACCTGCTGGGCCTCGCTCTGGGGCACGGAAAGCCGGGACAGACGGGCGAACACGCGGCCGCCGGACTCGTCGCCCTCGCCGTCCGGGCGGTACTCCACGTATCCACTGAGTTCGCGGGCATCCAGATTGGCCCGCCAGGTGGAGCCCTCGCGGGAACCGCCTGCGACGACATCGTGCAGCGTGCGCCCCTGCAGGACCAGGGTCTTGGCGCGCGCGGCCAGCACGGTGGGCAGGAACTCCTGCGCGCCACCTTCGGGCATGCGCGCGCTGCCGCCCGGAGCAGCCGCAGATGCGGCAGGGGTGGAAGCGCCCGCCTCCGGCGCGGAGGCCGGGGCCGACGCCGGGCCGGCAGCCTGCCGGCCCAGCACATCCTGCCAGGCGTCCAGGTCCAGGAGGTCGGTGTGCACATTGGCCGACACCCCCCGCTCCGGCATGACCGCAGACTCGCCGGGCGCGAGGCCGATGCCGATGGCGCCGCGCAGCACGCGTGGCACCGGGCCGGAATGGTCCAGCACGTAGCTCGCGGAACCGATGCCGCCGATGTCCACCGTCATCTGCTCGCGGACCGGGGGATCGGCGCCGGCATCGGCGGGCACGGCAGACTCCCGGGCGAGCTGCGACTCGTAGCGCACCGGGCGGACCGCATCGGCGGCCTTGCCCAGGGGGGCAGGCAGGTCCAGCGCCATGCCCTGCAGATTGGTCGTCACCAGCACCTCGGGCAGGCCCCGGCGCACGCCCAGGGCCAGCGCATACGCGGCGCTGCCCGTGGCATGGCGGGCCAGCTCGGGCAGCCCGGGCCACTGCACCGCCTCGCGCAGGCCCTCGGCCGTGGCCACGCCCTGGCCCCGCACCTGCACCGAGGACTCCAGCGCATTCGCCCCGGATGCCGCGGACCGCATGCCGCCCTCCAGCCGCAGGTCGCCGCCCAGCGCCCGCCCCTGCACGTTCGCCAGGGTGAAACCGGTGTCGCTGAACTGCACCGCGCCCCGGGTGCGGGTGATGACGGGCACGTCCGGAGTGATGCGCACATCGTTGCCCGCGAACGCCAGGCTGCCCTGCACCTTCGACTGGTCGATATGGCTGATCGGCAGGCTCAGGGACAACTGCAGGCCGGCATTGCCGGTACCGGTCGCCTGGTCCAGGGCATGCGAGGTGAGACGCGAGAGGGGTGATGCCGCCATGAAGGCCAGCATGTCGGCCAGGGGCCCCTGCGCCTGGGCCTGCACGCCCACCACGCTGTGGGCGAGATCGGGAATGCGGGCCTCGACCCGGTCCACGCGCAGCCGCGGCGTGCCTGCGAAGCTGCCTGTCGCCCCGCGCACCGCCATGCTGGAGCGGTCGAACACCAGTTCGCCCGCCAGCTGCGTGAGCGCCGGCCAGACCGGATCGCCCGCATGCTGCAGGCCCGGCGGCACATAGGCATAGGTCACGTCCCGCAGCCTGGCTGCGATGTGGAACTCTCCCTGGCCGGGATGGTTGAACGGGATGTCGTGCAGGTCACCCTTGACGCGGAACTGCACGCTGGACGCCGTACCGGCCGTCACCGCATCGCGCACGTAGTGCCGGGTTTCGGCGGGAATGGCCAGCGGCAGGTAGCGGTGCACGCGCGTGCCGTCGGCACGGCGCAGTTCCCCGCTCAGGTCCAGCACGCCCGGGAAGCGGGAACGGCTTGAGGACCGCTTCGGGTCGCCGGTGGTCCAGGCCATGCGGGCCTCGCCCTGGGCGTCGGCGTTCGAGAACTGCAGGTCGGGCACCTGCAGCGCGATGCGCTCGCCCTCCACCTGCCAGCGCACGCTGGCGGACAGCCGCTCCAGCGGCACGGTAGGGTCCTCGAAGACTTCCGGCAGCACCAAGGCGCCGTCCTGGATGGCCACGGACGCCTTGCCGCCCGCCTGGGTGAACTCGAAATCCACCGCGGCGCCCCGCACGCCCGGCATGCCGGAGGTTTTCACCGCCGCGCCGTCGGCCAGCGCCAGGCCTGCCACCCGGCCCCGGGCCTGGTACTGCCGGGGGGCATCCAGAGGGCCTCGCCAGCTCGCCTGGATCTCCTCCACGGTGCCCCGCGGGCCGAACCGGTCGAGCGCCCCGTGCAGCGCGTCGCCCAGTGGCAGGCGGCTGGCGACCTGGGCCAGCGCCGCCAGGTCGAGCCGGTCGGCGCGCAGCTCGCCCTGCTCGCGCTCGGGCACGCGGGGATCCCTGCCGGCCTGCCGGATGGACACATTCCCGCCAGGCCAGCGCAGGCCGTCGCGGGTCAGGAACTGCAGCCCCTCGGTGGACGCCTCGAAGCCGCCTTCCAGCCAGCGCCCGCCCACGCGGCCCGCGACCGAAGCCAGTGCCAGGGGCTCCAGCCCCTTTCCCAGCGTGGCCTCCACGTCGGCCAGCGCCACATCCGCCGTGCCGCCCGCCACCTCGCCACGCCGCACGTCCAGCCAGGCGCGCAGGGCGCCGCGGCCCTGCACCACGTCGATGCCCTCGATGTCCGCATGCTGGCGCAGGCGGGAGACGTCCACCCGCCCGAACTGCGCGAACAGCAGGCCGCTCCATTGCCTCCACGCACCGCCATGGGTGGTGAGCAGCGGCTGCCGGAAGCGGCCCATCAGCGTGAACCGGTCACCCCAGGACGGGGGTGGCGTGGCGTCCAGGCGCATGGCATGCCGCCAGCCCCGGTTGCGCAGCACGATGTCCACGTCGGACAGCTCCAGCGGAGGCGCTCCGCGCATCGCGTCCGTCCAGCGCACCGTACCGCCGCGCAGCGCCACCTCTCCCTGCGAGAACACCCAGTCGGCGGCCGCGCCTCCGTCGCCGGAGCCCGCCCCGCCATGCAGCCGGATGCCGCCCACCACCAGCTGGCCGTCGGCTTCGCGACGCACATCCAGCTCGGGCCGCTCGATGTACAGCTGCTCGAATCCCAGGCGCAGCGCGGAGCGCGGGGAGAGCGCCGCCACCACCCGCGGCAGGCGCAGGGCTTCGCGGCCCTGCGGGTCGAGCAGGGCCACGTCGGTCAGTTCGATGGCCGGCACCAGGCCCTCGGAGCGCGCCGACAGCGCCCCGATGCGCACGGGTACCCCCAAGGCTTTCGTGGCCTGGGCTTCCAGCGCGGGGCGCCACTCTCCGATTCGCGGCACAATCCAGCCGTGGAGCACCCCCCAGGCCACGGCGACCAGCAGCCAGAAGGCGATCAGCAGTCCCAGTGACCACCGCGCAAGGCCCGCCATGCATCGGAGCAGGCGGGAGGGGTGCGGTGTCGTCTCAATCATGGTGGGCTTGGATGTGGCAGGAATTATGACCCGCGCCCGCTGTGCGGGTTCAGCCCCAAAGGGTGTCGGTATGTACAGTTTCAGTGCCTCTTCCTTGCCATATGTCCACGCCGTTCGCTGAGCCCGGCGGCGCCTCCGCGGAGCATGCCGCCGGGGCCGCCCATTCCCGATTCCACCAGCGGCTGCAGCGCCGCTATGCCGGCGAAACCGCGCTGCTGCCGCCAGGCGCCCCCACCCGCCAGACCATGGCCGAGGCCCTGCAGGCCCTGCGCGCGCGCGGGCACGACACGGGCGCCGCCCTGCGCGTGCTGCGGCAACTGGTCATGGAGCGGCTGATCCGGATGGACTGCGAGGAAGGCGCGCCGCTGTCCGACGTCACCCGGGCCACGACCGAACTCGCGGAACTCGCGCTGGACGAAGCCCTGCGCCACGCACGCCAGGACCTCGATGCCCGCCATGGCCCGCCGCAGGGCCCGGACGGCGCCCCGGTGGCGCTCTGGATCGTCGGCATGGGCAAGCTGGGTGCGCGCGAACTGAACGTGTCCAGCGACATCGACGTGATCTATGTCTATGAGCACGAAGGCGAGACCGCGGGGGTGGACGGCGGCCGCGGCCGCATCTCCCACCAGGAATACTTCGGGCGCGCCGTGAAGGCCATCCACGCCCTGGTGGGAGAAACGACCGAGCACGGCTTCGTCTTCCGCATGGACCTGGCCCTGCGCCCCAACGGCAACTCCGGCCCGCCCGCCGTCTCGCTCGCCGCCCTGGAGGAATACCTGCAGGTGCAGGGCCGCGAATGGGAACGCTTCGCCTGGCTCAAGAGCCGCATCGTGGCGCCGCGCGACGGCCTGGGCCATCCGGCCGTGCAGGGCCTGCGCGCGGTGGTGCTGCCGTTCGTCTTTCGCCGTTACCTCGACTACAGCGTGTTCGATTCGCTGCGCTCGCTGCACCGGCAGATCCGCGACCATGCCGCGAAGCGCAGTGCGGGTCATCCCGAGCGGGCCAACGACGTCAAGCTCTCGCGCGGGGGCATCCGCGAGATCGAATTCACCGTGCAGCTGCTGCAGGTGGTGCGCGGCGGGCAGTTCCCCGAACTGCGCTGCCGCCCCACGCTGGAAGCCCTGCAGCGCCTCGCACGCGCCGGCCTCATGCCCCAGGAGACGGCCGATGCGCTGGCCGAGGCCTATACCTTCCTGCGCCGCGTGGAGCACCGCATCCAGTACCTGGACGACCAGCAGACCCACGTGCTGCCCACGCGCGACGACGACCTCGCCTGGATCGCCAGCACGCTGGGGCTCGGCTGCTGCGCCTTCCTGCACCAGCTCGATGCCCACCGCGAACTGGTGGCGCAGGAGTTCGACACGCTGCTGGGCGGCCCCGGCAAGCGCCAGTGCAGCGGAGGCGGCTGCGGCGGGCCGCGCGCGCAATCGGCTCCGGTGCCCGAGTTCGACACGCTGCTGGAGCAACTGCCCCCGAAGGTGCGCGAACGCGTGGCCGAATGGCGCGACCATCCGCGCGTGGCCGCGCTGCGCGACGAAGCCCGCACGCGGCTGCTGCGGCTGGTGCAGCGCACGGCGCGCTGGCTGGCCGAAGGCCGGGTGAACGAGGATGCCGCGGTGCGGCTCGTGGCCTGGCTGGAGCCGCTGCTGCGCCGGGAGAGCTATCTCGCGCTGCTGCTGGAGCGCCCGTCGGTGCATGAGCACCTGATGCACCTCCTGGGGGCCGCCCAGTGGCCGGCCCGCTACATGCTGCAGCACCCCGGCGTGATCGACGAACTGGCCGGGGACGCGCTGCTGTCCGAGCGCTTCGTTCCGGCGGATTTCGAACACGAAATGGAACTGCGCATCGGCTCGCTGCGCTCCACCGGCGAGGACGACGACGAGGCATTGCTCAATCTGCTGCGCCGCGCCCAGCATGCGGAAACCTTCCGCACCCTCGCGCGCGACGTGGAGCGGCGCATCACCGTCGAACAGGTGGCCGACGACCTGTCGGCCCTCGCCGACTGCGTGCTGCGCGTGACCGCCGCGTGGTGCTGGGACCGGCTGCGCAACCGGCACCGCGACGTGCCGCAGTTCGGCATCATCGGCTACGGCAAGCTCGGCGGCAAGGAACTGGGCTACGGCAGCGACCTGGACATCGTCTTCGTGTTCGACGACGACGACGACCGCGCACCAGAGATCTATGCCGCCTTCGCGCGCAAGCTCATCAACTGGCTCACGGTGAAGACCGGCGAAGGCGACCTCTACGAGATCGACACCGCCCTGCGGCCCAACGGCAGTTCGGGCCTGCTGGTCACGAGCTTCGAGGCCTATGCCAACTACCAGCAGCGCCGCGGCAGCAACACCGCCTGGACCTGGGAACACCAGGCCATGACGCGCGCGCGCTTCGTGCTCGGCAGCGATGCGCTGCGCGACCGCTTCGATGCCGTGCGCACCGCCGTCATCACGGCCCCGCGCGACGCCGCAGGCCTGCACGCGGAGATCGTCGCCATGCGCGAGCGCGTGCGTGCCGCGCACCCGGTGCCTGCAGGGCAGTTCGACGTGAAGCACAGCGTGGGCGGCATGGTCGATGCGGAATTCGCCGTTCAGTACCTCGTGCTCGCGCACGCGGGCGAGCACCCGGGCCTGTGCGACAACGTCGGCAACATCGCCCTGCTGCAGCGCGCGGAGGGCGCCGGCCTGCTGCCCGCGGGCGTCGGCGCGGCCGCCGCGTCGGCCTACCGGACATTGCGCCAGGTGCAGCACCGCGCGCGGCTCAACGAAGAGCCCACGCGCGTGGCACCCTCGTCGCTCCATGCCGAACGCGAGGCGGTGATGGCGCTGTGGCGGGCGGTATTCGGCGGCACGGCGGCGCCGTGATGCCCTGCGGCGGCGCAAGGCCGCCGCCATTCCCCGCTGCATCTCGGCTCCTTCCCGGAGCAAAGCAGGGGACTTCCCTTATCCCAGCCATAAATCTTGGGACATTGCTGCTCGGCAGTTTTTTGGCAACGATACGCCCAAGCAACAAGAATTTACACAACAGCGTGCCGATGACCGCTGGAGACGCGGACTCATCGCTGTGAAGAGCCTCTCAAGGGGCCGAAGTCAAGAGGGAGGGCATCCTGCCTGTACACGGTCATTCGGCGCCTGGGGTTGCCCCCTCAGCGCGTCGTGTGCGGCTGTGCCAACGAACCACTCTGCGGGCCCGCGCCCGTGGCAATCGGCTGGTCCGTCTCCCACTCCATCGTTGTCAACGAATCGAACGGAGCCGCCATGCGCGCCAGTCATTCCCCTGTCCATTACCTTCCACTGACCGCAGCCCAGATAGGCATGTGGCTCCTTACACGTTTCGCGCCGCCCGATGCCCACTTCAATATCGCGGAGGCCATCGAGATTCGCGGGAAGTTCGATCCCCAGCTGTTTCTGCAGGCCTTGCGCACCCTGTGCGCGGAGACGGAGTCCCTCCGGCTGCGTGTCGAGGACACGCCCCAGGGCCCCCGGCAGTGGCTGGAGCCCGAGTTCTCGGGCAGCATCTCCCTGCTCGATTTCAGCGGCGACGGCGATCCCCGGGCATCGGCGGAACAATGGATGGTCCAAAACTCTGCCCGCCGCACGGATGTCGAACGGGAGCCCATGTGGTACAGCGCAGTGCTCCGCATCGCTCCGGACCACCACATCTGGTATCAGCGCGGGCACCACTACGCCAACGACGGCTTCGCCGCCGTCATCGTCGCGCGCCGGGCGGCAGACCTGTACACGGCGCTGGTGAACGGCACGGCTGCGCCGGCCGATTCTGAACTGAAACCATTGTCCGTCCTGATCGAGGAGGACCAGGCCTACCGCGACTCCGCGCGCGCCCTGAAAGACCGCGAATACTGGATGGAGCGGATGCGCGACCGCCCCGAGCCGCTGACCCTCGCCGAACGGCGCGGCACCAACATCGGCAGCCTGCTGCGGCAAACGGCGCACTGGCCGGCGGCGCGCGTCGCCACGCTGCGGGATGCGGCCGCACTGCACGGCGCCACCCTGCCGCAGATACTCATCGCCACGACGGCCACCTATCTCTACCGGATGACGGGCGTGTCCGATCTGGTGATCGGCGTTCCGGTGACGGCGCGCTACAACGACCGCATGCGGCGCGTGCCCGGCATGGTCGCCAACGCAGTGCCCCTGCGCCTGTCCATGCGGCCCGAACTGCCCTTCACGGCCCTGCTGCGCGAGGTCAGCCAGCAGATGCGCAAGATCCTGCGCCACCAGGCCTACCGCTCCGAGCAATTGCGCACGGATCTGGAACTGCAGGCGAAGGACCATCCCCTCTTCACCACCATGGTCAACGTGGAGCCCTTCGACTACGCGCTGCGCTTCGGGGACTGCACCATCGAGACCCGCAACCTCACCAACGGATCCCCCCAGGATCTCGGCATCTTCATGTATGAGCACGGGAATGGCCAGGACCTGCGGATCGACTTCGACGCCCATGCCGATCTCTACACCGCGCCCGAACTGGCAGCGCACCAGGCCCGGCTGCTCGGCGTGCTCGACACCCTGACCGATCTTCCCACGCAGGCCATCGGGTGCGTGGAGGTCATCACCGAAGATGAACGCCAGGCCTTCCTGTCCAGGTGCGGCGGCGCGGTCCGCGCGGAGCCCGCGGCCCACCTGGCCGAATGGCTGGATGCCGGCCTGTCGCGCGACCCCGGCGCGATCGCGCTGCGCTTCGAAGGCCGCTCCATGACCCGCGGCGAACTCGACCGCCAGGCCCGGGAATGGGGCCACCGCCTGGCAGCCATGGGTGCCGGCCCGGGACGCATCGTCGCGCTGGCGATCCCACGGTCGCTGGAACTGGTGGCAGCCCTCGTCGCGGTCCTGAGAAGCGGGGCGGCGTACCTGCCCATCGATCCGGACTTTCCCGCCGATCGGCTCGCCTTCATGCTGGACGACGCACAGCCCGTGTGCCTCATGACCACGGGGGAACTATCCGGCCGCTTCGATGGCGGCATTCCGCGCTTCATCGTCGATGCCGCGGAGCCGCAGGCCGGCCTCCAGCCGCCTGCCGGCGCCCCGGTGGCCGCAACCCTGCATCCATCGCATCCGGCCTACGTCATCTACACGTCGGGGTCCACCGGCAGGCCCAAGGGCGTCGTGGTGCCCCACTCCGCCATCGTCAACCGGCTGCGCTGGATGCAGGCGGAGTACGGGCTGGAGTCCGGCGACCGCGTGCTGCAGAAGACGCCTTCGAGCTTCGACGTTTCGGTATGGGAGTTCTTCTGGCCACTGATCGCGGGCGCCACGCTCGTGATCGCCCGGCCCGGCGGGCACCGCGATCCGCAGTACCTGGCGGACCTCATCGCGCGGGAAGCCGTCACCACCGTCCACTTCGTGCCCTCGATGCTCGAGCTGTTCCTGCAGGAGCCTGCGGCGGCGGCATGCCATACGCTGCGCCGGGTGGTATGCAGCGGCGAGGATCTGTCTGCGCCCCTGGCTGCGCGGTTCCACGGCATGCTGGGGTGGTGCGCACTGCACAACCTCTACGGCCCCACCGAGGCGGCGGTGGACGTCACCGCCTGGGCCTGTAC
Proteins encoded in this window:
- a CDS encoding response regulator transcription factor, which translates into the protein MEPVSNATVYIVDDDAGVREALAWLLRSRRVPSESFDSAEAFEAMLGDRPVLRQPCCLLLDVRMPGMSGLALFDRLAERGLTGALPVIFLTGHADVPTAVATVKRGAFDFCEKPFSDNLLVDRIEQALAQSARYLEEAHQRNDLKHRLAELTERESDVMRLVVEGLPNKLIADQLDISVRTVEVHRARVFDKMQVKSAVELANLLRSAG
- a CDS encoding nitrogen regulation protein NR(II), coding for MSTAPTPATGADAATPLPPAAGALARWPWRRWHIAWRRWSLWTALVLLVAGMLVTQVWLAGRYEASEVQNRLDRDAADAVADIRTGFTHNLQNLQALQAGGPDSASWEARAAQLLGSRRELVRIEWRDPALRVRAHAETPYRPVQWDAETRSGTHSNTALACGNARRVGGPSYSGSYYQPLGEGRGAEMMELCIPLTNEGVNTGYLVATYSLQNVLVEMVVPGLKRGQEVSFTEADGTRLAMVGANRRGTRMFSTQQLFDLPGTALVLRMDSWHSAPSVFPNVLTALVTAMSIALITVLVVLVRDNRRRLRAERDLGDALAFRKAMEDSLVTGLRARDLQGRITYVNPAFCEMVGFSAQELLGQADRPPYWPPEFVDEYLRRQRGRLSGQHPPPREGYESTFMRKDGTRFPVLIFEAPLINAQGLHTGWMSAFLDVSEQRRIEELSRASQERLQATARLATVGEMASLLSHELNQPLAAIASYASGSINLLESAEASPGSHGPVSFLPDVRVGLQRIAQQAERAGRVIKSVHDFVRRRDQTREPVAAEDLLDAVLPLIRLQAHKLRVQIRIGVEPQLPRVLCDRTMVEQVLLNLARNSMQAMDEPGTPHRLLELRVRRAASNAQNAWLEFQVIDAGPGIPDDVGAKLFTPFFTTRAEGMGLGLSLCRTVVEQHGGFLGHAPHAPRGTVFTFTLPACPHAGAEPDTETRNA
- a CDS encoding carbon-nitrogen hydrolase family protein, which translates into the protein MNAAALQMVSGLQVQDNLRQARRLLEDAAARGVELAALPEYFCAMGARDTDKLALRETFGEGVIQDFLAQAARELGMWIVGGTLPLRCGSEHHVRNTTLVFSPAGECVARYDKIHLFRFDNGRERFDEAAVIEAGGTPARFTMTARDGSAWRVGLSVCYDLRFPELYRAHARAGADVLLVPSAFTHTTGQAHWEVLLRARAVENLAYVVAPAQGGTHENGRRTWGHSMVVDPWGQVLAQQAEGPGVVAAPLDGERLRQVRSQLPALDHRVL